A genomic segment from Flammeovirga pectinis encodes:
- a CDS encoding FUSC family protein — MTKELKSLSVLYGCIVLALLFLQHYYKLPHPEWGLLTLPLIFSPTRKNFFHKSIYRVSATFFGAFLLFALSGVTNRYLYYACLVCLIMLISHLSIKYKKYFYFFFIINVTIGIFGIGNFHSADSQSVLPIIEDRIFETLLSCALILIPLGIFLKINKEFAFTNQPPHGMEEPTHFQLFLRALITYIGYILLYILAGTKALQGAGVMLTILFASTTLYKNPVPMVYAKIKIISFSAVIVFLLKVVSPYLNLPYYINFLFIGCTYGYLMYMSFKHAKHEFFFKMIMVVGPVLYSITPPPLVNPTAFGTVLAVFLIGILFIYIGHQVSVRLHHQITNKGNRL; from the coding sequence ATGACTAAAGAATTAAAATCACTAAGCGTTCTCTACGGTTGTATTGTACTTGCTTTATTATTCCTTCAACATTATTATAAACTTCCTCACCCAGAATGGGGGTTGCTTACGCTTCCACTTATATTTTCACCAACAAGAAAAAACTTTTTCCATAAGAGTATTTACAGAGTATCAGCAACTTTTTTTGGTGCTTTTTTATTATTTGCACTCTCTGGGGTAACAAATAGATACCTTTATTATGCTTGTTTAGTGTGTTTAATTATGTTGATTAGTCACCTTTCTATAAAGTATAAAAAGTATTTCTATTTCTTCTTTATTATTAATGTAACCATAGGGATTTTTGGAATTGGTAATTTTCATAGTGCAGATAGTCAAAGTGTATTACCCATTATTGAAGACAGAATTTTTGAGACACTTTTAAGTTGTGCACTTATACTTATTCCTTTAGGAATCTTTTTAAAAATAAATAAAGAATTTGCTTTTACTAACCAACCACCACATGGTATGGAAGAACCTACGCACTTTCAGTTATTTTTAAGAGCCTTAATTACATATATAGGTTATATTCTGCTCTATATTTTGGCAGGTACAAAAGCATTGCAAGGCGCTGGTGTTATGCTTACAATACTTTTTGCAAGTACTACTTTATATAAAAATCCAGTACCTATGGTTTATGCTAAAATTAAAATTATTAGTTTTTCTGCAGTAATAGTTTTTCTATTGAAAGTTGTTTCTCCTTATTTAAACTTACCTTATTATATCAATTTTCTGTTTATTGGTTGCACTTATGGTTACCTTATGTACATGTCTTTTAAACATGCAAAACACGAATTTTTCTTTAAAATGATTATGGTTGTTGGGCCTGTTTTATACAGTATTACTCCTCCTCCATTGGTAAACCCTACTGCATTTGGAACAGTACTGGCCGTCTTTCTTATAGGCATATTATTTATTTATATTGGGCATCAAGTATCGGTGAGGTTGCACCATCAAATTACAAATAAAGGGAATCGTCTTTAA